The Mucilaginibacter sp. PAMB04168 genome contains the following window.
TGAAATATATACATCGGCTTTGTTAGAGAGTTCTTCCAGATATGGTCGCATCTCTCTAGCCCCTAAAGCGCAGTTTAATCCCACCGATAGCAGGTTGGCATGGCGTATGGAGTTCCAGAAAGCCTCCACCGTTTGGCCCGATAGGGTGCGGCCCGAGGCATCGGTTATGGTACCCGAAATCATGATGGGCAGGTTCTTGCCCGATTCCTGTGCATAGCGCTGGGCGGCAAACAGGGCTGCCTTGGCATTCAGCGTGTCAAATATGGTTTCGATTAAGAGCAGGTCTGAGCCACCGTCAACCAAGCCTCTAATCTGATCATAGTACGCTTCTGCAAGATCGTCAAAAGTAACGGCACGATAGCCCGGGTCGTTCACGTCGGGCGAAAGGGAAGCGGTGCGGTTGGTAGGGCCGACAGCGCCGGCTACAAAGCGCGGCTTGCCGGGCGTTTTAATAGTATAATCATCAGCCGCCTCGCGGGCTAAACGGGCACCTTCATAGCTTAGCTCGTAAGCCAGCTCTTCCATATGATAGTCGGCCAGTGATATACGCTGGGTACTAAATGTGTTGGTTTCAATAATATCGGCACCTGCATCCAGGTACTCGCCATGTATAGCTTTAATTACGTCAGGGCGTGTAAGGTTCAGCAGGTCGTTATTGCCCTTTAAATCGGATGGATGATTTTTAAAACGCTCCCCGCGAAAATCCTCCTCCGTTAACTGATAGCGCTGTATCATGGTTCCCATGGCGCCGTCAATTACTAATATGCGTTTCTTTAACTCGTTTTTTATGTCCATATTTTGGATATGAGATGTGAGGCAAGAGATGTGAGATAAAGCGTAGGATTTACTTGCAAACGCATGCAAAATCCTGTCAGTTTCATATCTGATAGCTCAAATCTTATTACATGCTTATATCGAAAAGTCGGTGTATTGGATTTTGACTTTCGCTTATCCGTCTTAAAACCTTTTAGTGAATGGTTTTAAGTAGAATGTAGCACCTTGTAAGTACAGGTTGCTAAGACTTCGCAGGGTCCAGTCCCTCCATCTTTCTCTATAAGCATTGCAAAGTTGCAAAATAGCGTTGTGAATTGCAAATGCCAGTTTTTAAGCAAAATAGCTTCCAAACAACAAGAGCTGCCTTTTGGGCAGCTCTTGTTATATAATTATTTAACGTTATCTGCGGCTGCCGAATATTCTTAATAAGGATAAGAACAGGTTGATGAAATCCATATACAGGGTTAAAGCACCCATAATGGCCATCTTTTTAGCATCAGCCATACCCAACTCCAAGCCGGCACCTATGCGTTTTAGCTTTTGCACATCATAAGCAGTTAAGCCCACAAACACCGCTACACCAATATAGCTAATGGCTTTGCTTAAACCCGGACTGGCCAGGAACATGTTTACAACAGAAGCGATGATCATACCTATTAAGCCCATAATCATTAATGAGCCAAATTTGGTTAGATCTTGATTGGTAGTATAACCGGCTACCGCCATAATGCCAAAAACAGCAGAGGCCGTAATGAATACACCTAATACCGACGAAGATGTATAAACCAACAGCACAAAGCTAAGGCTGGTACCCATAAGGGCAGCAAAAACCACAAACAGCAGGGTAAGCACCGGTGCTGATATTTTGTTTAGCCCGAATGACATAATCATTACAAATATTAAAGGGGCAAACATAATAATAGTACCTAAGCCGGT
Protein-coding sequences here:
- a CDS encoding Bax inhibitor-1/YccA family protein: MENTNYQYEDVIQLDDQASSRRFIANVFMWMFVALGISAVCAYLFATDANLLSKFVDLNTGRRTGLGTIIMFAPLIFVMIMSFGLNKISAPVLTLLFVVFAALMGTSLSFVLLVYTSSSVLGVFITASAVFGIMAVAGYTTNQDLTKFGSLMIMGLIGMIIASVVNMFLASPGLSKAISYIGVAVFVGLTAYDVQKLKRIGAGLELGMADAKKMAIMGALTLYMDFINLFLSLLRIFGSRR